One genomic segment of Profundibacter amoris includes these proteins:
- a CDS encoding acyl carrier protein, whose protein sequence is MSDIADRVKKIVVEHLGVEEDKVAEKASFIDDLGADSLDTVELVMAFEEEFGIEIPDDAAETIQTFGDAVSFITKAS, encoded by the coding sequence ATGAGCGACATCGCAGATCGCGTTAAAAAGATTGTTGTCGAGCACCTGGGTGTGGAAGAAGACAAAGTAGCAGAAAAAGCATCGTTCATCGATGATCTGGGCGCTGACAGCCTGGACACGGTTGAACTGGTTATGGCTTTTGAAGAAGAGTTCGGCATTGAAATTCCGGATGACGCTGCTGAAACGATTCAGACATTCGGCGACGCTGTGTCGTTCATCACAAAAGCTTCTTAA
- a CDS encoding GNAT family N-acetyltransferase: MVLVSPARADFEALARLWSLPEVYRFIGGEARPKSQLWGAFLANIGAWTEMGYGMWPVKRRDTGALIGQVGFPCAMRGHGAGFDEYPEAGWLFEGRAQGQGFAYEAMQAALTWFDGAGLADRCVCMIDPQNTPSMRLAGKLGFAKTRLSMFEGDELQLFARQV; this comes from the coding sequence ATGGTGCTGGTGTCCCCTGCGCGCGCCGATTTCGAGGCGCTGGCGCGGTTATGGAGCCTGCCCGAGGTTTACCGGTTTATCGGCGGCGAGGCGCGGCCAAAGTCGCAGTTGTGGGGCGCATTTCTGGCCAATATCGGTGCGTGGACCGAAATGGGTTATGGCATGTGGCCGGTCAAGCGGCGCGATACCGGTGCGTTGATCGGGCAGGTGGGGTTTCCTTGCGCGATGCGCGGGCATGGGGCCGGATTTGACGAATACCCCGAGGCGGGTTGGTTGTTCGAGGGGCGCGCGCAGGGCCAAGGGTTTGCCTATGAGGCGATGCAGGCGGCATTGACGTGGTTTGACGGGGCAGGGTTGGCGGACCGTTGCGTTTGCATGATCGATCCGCAGAACACCCCGTCGATGCGGTTGGCCGGCAAGCTGGGGTTTGCGAAAACGCGGCTGTCGATGTTTGAGGGCGACGAATTGCAGTTGTTTGCACGGCAGGTTTAG
- the cysK gene encoding cysteine synthase A, producing the protein MPTPPRGLIYDDITQTMGGTPLVRLSRFGADVGADILAKLEFFNPIGSVKDRIGVGMVDALEASGVLKPGGTLIEPTSGNTGIALAFVCAARGYNLILTMPETMSIERRKMLALLGAKLELTEGAKGMKGAIARAEELAEEIEGAIIPQQFENPANPAIHVKTTAEEIWQDTGGKVDVFVSGVGTGGTITGVGQVLKERKPDVHIVAVEPVDSPVLSGGDPGPHKIQGIGAGFVPAVLETGLIDEIIQIGNDAAFENARKLAAVEGIPVGISSGAALAAAREIAARPDMAGRNIVVVLPSFAERYLSTPLFDLE; encoded by the coding sequence ATGCCGACACCCCCACGCGGTTTAATCTACGACGATATCACCCAGACAATGGGTGGCACCCCTTTGGTGCGGCTGTCACGGTTCGGGGCGGATGTCGGGGCGGATATTCTGGCCAAGCTGGAGTTTTTCAACCCGATTGGCTCGGTCAAGGACCGGATCGGGGTGGGGATGGTGGATGCACTCGAGGCTTCGGGTGTGCTGAAACCCGGCGGCACGCTGATTGAACCCACCAGCGGCAATACCGGCATTGCGCTGGCCTTTGTCTGCGCCGCGCGGGGCTATAACCTGATCCTGACCATGCCGGAAACCATGTCCATCGAGCGACGCAAGATGTTGGCACTGCTGGGGGCAAAGCTGGAGCTGACCGAGGGTGCCAAGGGCATGAAAGGCGCGATTGCGCGGGCCGAGGAACTGGCAGAAGAAATTGAAGGCGCAATTATTCCGCAGCAGTTTGAAAACCCCGCCAATCCGGCAATTCATGTCAAAACCACCGCCGAGGAAATCTGGCAGGATACCGGCGGCAAGGTAGATGTATTTGTTTCGGGCGTGGGCACGGGGGGCACGATCACCGGTGTGGGGCAAGTATTGAAGGAACGCAAACCGGATGTGCATATTGTCGCGGTCGAGCCGGTGGACAGTCCGGTTTTATCCGGCGGTGATCCGGGCCCGCATAAAATTCAAGGGATCGGTGCGGGGTTTGTGCCTGCTGTTCTGGAGACCGGTCTGATTGACGAGATAATTCAGATCGGCAATGACGCGGCTTTTGAAAATGCCCGTAAACTGGCCGCGGTGGAAGGGATTCCGGTGGGCATTTCATCGGGTGCGGCGCTGGCCGCAGCGCGGGAAATTGCCGCACGCCCCGACATGGCGGGCAGGAATATTGTGGTTGTTCTGCCCAGTTTCGCGGAACGGTATCTGTCGACCCCGCTGTTTGATCTGGAGTAG
- the fabF gene encoding beta-ketoacyl-ACP synthase II, with product MRRVVVTGLGMVTPLACGVEETWKRLLAGESGAGTITRFDAGHLLTDYACEIPFGDGTDGTFNPDDTMPAKDRRKVDDFILYAMAAADQAVKDAGWTPEDEESRLRTGVMIGSGIGGLQSIAETAIVLKERGPRRVSPFFIPGALINLASGQVSIRYGFKGPNHAVVTACSTGAHAIGDAARLIMLDDADVMIAGGTESPICEIGIAGFNACKALSTRRGNDPKAASRPYDEDRDGFVMGEGAGVVVLEEYEHAKARGAKIYAEILGYGMSGDAYHITAPASDGDGGYRSMAAALKRAGMTPDDIDYINAHGTSTMADTIELAAVERLMGDAAAGATMSSTKSAIGHLLGAAGAVEGIFCILALRDQIAPPTLNLDNPPEGIKLDLAPKKAVKREINVALSNSFGFGGTNASLVIGKVTD from the coding sequence ATGCGTCGAGTCGTTGTTACAGGTCTGGGCATGGTGACACCGCTGGCTTGCGGGGTCGAGGAAACCTGGAAACGTCTGCTGGCCGGTGAATCCGGTGCGGGCACGATCACGCGGTTTGACGCCGGCCATCTGCTGACCGATTACGCTTGTGAAATCCCGTTTGGTGATGGCACGGATGGCACATTCAACCCCGATGATACGATGCCCGCCAAGGACCGGCGCAAGGTGGATGATTTTATCCTGTATGCCATGGCCGCAGCAGATCAGGCGGTGAAGGATGCCGGTTGGACCCCGGAAGACGAAGAAAGCCGTCTGCGCACGGGTGTGATGATCGGCTCGGGCATTGGCGGGTTGCAGTCGATTGCCGAGACCGCGATTGTGTTGAAAGAACGCGGGCCGCGCAGGGTTTCGCCGTTTTTCATTCCGGGGGCGTTGATCAATCTGGCCTCGGGTCAGGTTTCGATCCGCTATGGGTTCAAGGGGCCGAACCATGCAGTTGTGACGGCCTGTTCCACCGGCGCACACGCGATTGGCGATGCGGCGCGGCTGATCATGCTGGATGATGCCGATGTGATGATCGCAGGTGGCACCGAAAGCCCGATTTGCGAGATCGGCATTGCCGGTTTCAACGCCTGCAAGGCGCTGTCAACGCGGCGGGGCAATGACCCAAAGGCCGCCAGCCGCCCTTATGACGAGGACCGCGACGGGTTTGTCATGGGCGAAGGTGCCGGTGTGGTTGTGCTGGAGGAATACGAGCACGCCAAGGCACGCGGGGCCAAGATTTACGCCGAGATTCTGGGCTACGGGATGTCGGGAGATGCCTATCACATTACCGCGCCGGCCTCGGACGGGGATGGCGGGTATCGGTCGATGGCGGCGGCGCTGAAACGGGCCGGTATGACGCCTGATGATATTGATTACATCAATGCGCACGGCACATCGACCATGGCCGACACGATCGAGCTGGCTGCGGTTGAGCGGCTGATGGGCGATGCCGCGGCGGGGGCGACCATGTCCTCGACCAAATCGGCGATTGGCCATCTGCTGGGCGCGGCTGGTGCGGTGGAGGGAATTTTCTGTATTCTGGCACTGCGCGACCAGATCGCGCCACCGACGCTGAATCTGGACAATCCGCCCGAGGGGATCAAGCTGGATCTGGCCCCCAAGAAGGCCGTGAAACGTGAAATCAACGTGGCGCTGTCGAACTCATTCGGCTTTGGCGGCACCAACGCCAGTCTGGTTATTGGCAAGGTAACAGATTGA
- the mltG gene encoding endolytic transglycosylase MltG, with product MWKHITSTFLSLMVVILAVASGVILLAQNRYKAPGPLTQAMCLRVESGTNMRKVSEELAKRGAVSSDTLFRMGANYSDKSHKLKAGSFLVPEGASMADIVDIVTRGGASSCGTEIVYRIGVTRTQIKVRELDPATNKYIDTVAFVPADGETPADYTQAREQGDARYRIALAEGVTTWQIVEALKAADFLNGEIAEMPPEGMLAPDSYEVRQGDMRVSVLERMQAAQQAILDEAWAGRDEDLPIKTKEEALTLASLIEKETGVAEERPQVASVFVNRLRKGIKLQTDPAVIYGITKGQGILGRGLRQSELRRETPYNTYVIEGLPPGPIANPGRAAIEAAVHPDETDYIFFVADGTGGHAFARTLKEHNENVARWRKIEAERGNN from the coding sequence ATGTGGAAGCATATTACCTCGACCTTTCTATCCTTGATGGTGGTTATTCTGGCGGTGGCCAGCGGGGTGATCCTGTTGGCGCAAAACCGCTATAAGGCGCCGGGACCATTGACGCAGGCCATGTGTCTGCGGGTGGAAAGCGGCACCAACATGCGCAAGGTTTCCGAGGAACTGGCCAAGCGCGGGGCGGTCAGCAGTGACACGCTGTTTCGCATGGGGGCCAATTATTCCGACAAATCGCACAAGTTGAAGGCCGGTAGTTTTCTGGTGCCCGAAGGGGCGTCAATGGCCGATATTGTGGATATTGTCACCCGTGGCGGGGCCAGCAGTTGCGGCACCGAGATTGTTTATCGCATCGGTGTGACCCGCACCCAGATCAAGGTGCGTGAACTGGATCCGGCAACGAACAAATATATTGATACGGTGGCCTTCGTGCCCGCCGACGGGGAAACCCCCGCCGATTACACGCAGGCCCGCGAGCAGGGGGATGCGCGCTATCGCATTGCTTTGGCCGAGGGGGTGACTACATGGCAGATTGTCGAGGCGCTGAAGGCTGCGGATTTCCTGAATGGCGAGATTGCCGAAATGCCGCCCGAAGGCATGCTGGCCCCCGACAGCTACGAGGTGCGCCAGGGTGATATGCGGGTTTCGGTGCTTGAGCGGATGCAGGCGGCCCAGCAGGCCATTCTGGACGAGGCCTGGGCCGGTCGGGATGAGGACCTGCCGATCAAGACCAAGGAAGAGGCGCTGACGCTGGCGTCCCTGATCGAAAAGGAAACCGGCGTGGCCGAGGAACGCCCGCAGGTGGCCAGTGTGTTCGTCAACCGGCTGCGCAAGGGGATCAAGCTGCAAACGGATCCGGCGGTAATTTACGGTATCACCAAGGGGCAGGGGATTCTGGGCCGCGGTTTGCGCCAGAGCGAGTTGCGCCGCGAAACGCCGTATAATACCTATGTGATCGAGGGATTGCCGCCGGGGCCGATTGCCAATCCGGGCCGCGCGGCGATCGAGGCGGCGGTGCATCCTGACGAAACCGATTACATTTTCTTCGTGGCGGATGGCACCGGTGGCCATGCCTTTGCCAGGACACTGAAAGAGCATAACGAGAATGTCGCCCGTTGGCGCAAGATCGAGGCCGAGCGGGGAAACAACTAG
- a CDS encoding DUF7742 family protein has protein sequence MRPVLHGDVVAAALVLLRLPVSARTDAMRDMLEQAAAADLYRKRLGKGHPAWGNGSLMAVAMRWDRASEPFLDDPDYCRCLITVFSELLAWRSERAMFSRKRRKCRLARSGQAEAV, from the coding sequence ATGCGGCCGGTTCTGCATGGCGATGTGGTGGCTGCAGCTTTGGTGCTGCTGCGATTGCCGGTTTCGGCGCGTACGGATGCGATGCGGGACATGCTGGAACAGGCGGCGGCTGCGGACCTTTATCGCAAGCGGCTGGGCAAGGGGCACCCTGCGTGGGGCAACGGCAGCCTGATGGCGGTGGCGATGCGGTGGGACAGGGCATCCGAGCCGTTTTTGGATGATCCCGACTATTGCCGCTGTCTGATCACGGTTTTTTCGGAACTGCTGGCGTGGCGCAGCGAACGGGCGATGTTCAGCCGGAAGCGCAGGAAATGCAGGTTGGCACGGTCGGGTCAAGCTGAAGCCGTTTAA
- a CDS encoding TraR/DksA family transcriptional regulator yields the protein MNDSDLAHFRTLLLTLQNELTDQGNSTKDARKTVVLDQQSVGRLSRMNAMQQQAMAKATQTRRDHQGLRIKAALERMDQGEYGYCTDCGEDIALKRLQLDPTVPTCISCASG from the coding sequence ATGAATGACTCCGATCTGGCGCATTTCCGCACCCTGCTACTAACACTTCAGAACGAATTGACAGATCAGGGCAACAGCACCAAAGACGCCCGCAAAACCGTGGTGCTGGACCAGCAATCGGTCGGCCGCCTGTCCCGCATGAACGCGATGCAGCAACAGGCGATGGCCAAGGCCACCCAGACCCGCCGTGACCATCAGGGCCTTCGGATCAAGGCTGCATTGGAGCGGATGGATCAGGGCGAATACGGCTATTGCACGGATTGCGGCGAGGACATCGCGCTTAAACGGCTTCAGCTTGACCCGACCGTGCCAACCTGCATTTCCTGCGCTTCCGGCTGA
- the cysE gene encoding serine O-acetyltransferase gives MTNARTKLAEVDPVWEQICKEATGVVADEPLLGGLAHSSVLHHPTLERALAYRVSLKLASGEMSEQILREISDEAYAEAPELGQAARADLVAIRERDPACHRLLQPLLFFKGFQAVQAYRIGHWLWRSGRHDMAFFFQMRVSEMFGIDIHPAAQIGQGLMIDHAHSIVIGETAVVGNNVSMLHSVTLGGTGKEDGDRHPKIGNGVLIGAGAKVLGNIEVGNCSRIAAGSVVLHDVPARKTVAGVPAKIIGDSGCDQPSVTMDQLLGGTD, from the coding sequence ATGACAAACGCGCGCACAAAACTGGCCGAGGTTGATCCGGTCTGGGAACAGATTTGCAAAGAGGCAACCGGCGTTGTCGCAGACGAGCCGTTGCTGGGCGGGCTGGCGCATTCTTCGGTGCTGCATCACCCGACACTGGAACGCGCACTGGCCTATCGGGTGTCGCTGAAACTGGCCTCGGGCGAGATGTCGGAGCAAATTTTACGCGAGATTTCGGACGAGGCCTATGCCGAGGCCCCCGAACTGGGGCAGGCGGCACGGGCCGATCTGGTGGCGATCCGCGAGCGTGATCCGGCGTGCCACCGGTTGTTGCAACCGCTGTTGTTCTTCAAGGGGTTTCAGGCGGTGCAGGCCTATCGCATCGGGCACTGGCTGTGGAGATCCGGCCGGCACGACATGGCGTTTTTCTTTCAGATGCGGGTGTCGGAAATGTTCGGGATCGATATTCATCCCGCTGCCCAAATCGGGCAGGGGCTGATGATCGACCATGCCCATTCGATTGTGATTGGCGAAACCGCAGTGGTTGGCAACAATGTGTCGATGCTGCATTCGGTGACATTGGGCGGCACCGGCAAAGAGGATGGCGACCGTCACCCCAAGATCGGCAACGGGGTGCTGATTGGCGCTGGCGCCAAGGTGCTGGGCAATATCGAGGTGGGCAATTGTTCGCGCATTGCCGCCGGGTCTGTGGTGTTGCATGACGTGCCGGCCCGCAAAACGGTGGCGGGGGTTCCGGCCAAGATCATTGGCGATTCCGGTTGTGATCAGCCATCGGTGACGATGGATCAGCTTTTGGGTGGAACCGACTGA
- a CDS encoding pyruvate dehydrogenase complex dihydrolipoamide acetyltransferase, which yields MPTEILMPALSPTMEEGTLAKWLVKEGDMVQSGDLIAEIETDKATMEFEAVDEGIVGKLLVPEGTEGVKVNTPIAVLLEDGETTDDIGTAPAKPAAAPAPAPGPATAKQEKPTSAPPAPKADGKRIFASPLARRIAADKGIDLSQLTGSGPHGRIVKADVLGQPATPVVAAPASASAPMPTGPATGVLAKIYADRDYQEIPLNGMRKTIAARLTEAKQSIPHFYLRRDIRIDALLQGRALINKQLEAKGLKISVNDFIIKACAMALQSVPKANAIWANDRLFQLKPSDVAVAVAVDDGLFTPVIKDAETKTLTQLSVEMKDLATRAREGKLAPSEYLGGSFAISNLGMFSIDNFDAVINPPHGAILAVGAGVKKPVVGKDGELSVATVMSVTLSVDHRVIDGALGALLLNAIVENLENPVSMLA from the coding sequence ATGCCGACAGAAATCCTGATGCCCGCACTCTCCCCCACAATGGAGGAAGGCACGCTTGCAAAATGGCTGGTGAAAGAGGGCGACATGGTGCAATCCGGTGACCTGATCGCCGAAATCGAAACCGACAAGGCGACGATGGAATTCGAGGCCGTGGACGAAGGGATCGTCGGCAAACTGCTGGTACCCGAGGGCACCGAAGGGGTCAAGGTCAACACCCCGATTGCCGTGCTGCTGGAGGATGGCGAAACGACAGATGATATCGGCACTGCCCCCGCAAAACCCGCCGCTGCGCCGGCCCCCGCGCCGGGGCCTGCAACAGCAAAGCAGGAAAAACCAACGTCCGCTCCCCCTGCCCCGAAAGCTGACGGCAAACGTATCTTCGCCTCGCCTCTGGCCCGCCGGATCGCCGCTGACAAAGGCATTGATCTGTCCCAACTCACCGGCTCCGGCCCGCACGGGCGCATCGTCAAAGCCGATGTTCTTGGGCAGCCGGCCACGCCTGTGGTTGCCGCCCCTGCATCGGCGTCCGCCCCGATGCCTACCGGCCCGGCCACCGGTGTTCTGGCCAAAATCTACGCCGATCGGGATTATCAGGAAATCCCTCTGAACGGTATGCGCAAAACCATCGCCGCCCGCCTGACCGAGGCCAAACAGTCGATCCCGCATTTCTACCTGCGCCGCGACATCCGCATCGACGCCCTGCTTCAGGGCCGCGCCCTGATCAACAAGCAACTGGAAGCGAAGGGGCTGAAAATCTCGGTCAATGATTTCATCATCAAGGCCTGCGCGATGGCCCTGCAATCGGTACCAAAGGCCAACGCGATCTGGGCCAATGACCGGCTGTTCCAGCTGAAACCATCGGACGTGGCCGTGGCTGTGGCCGTGGACGACGGGCTGTTCACACCGGTGATCAAGGACGCGGAAACCAAGACCCTCACGCAGCTTTCGGTCGAGATGAAAGACCTTGCCACCCGCGCCCGCGAAGGCAAACTGGCCCCGAGCGAATACCTTGGCGGCAGCTTTGCAATTTCCAATCTGGGCATGTTCAGCATCGATAATTTCGACGCCGTGATCAACCCACCACACGGGGCCATTCTGGCCGTCGGGGCGGGCGTGAAGAAACCTGTGGTCGGCAAGGATGGCGAATTGTCCGTGGCCACGGTGATGTCCGTCACCCTGTCGGTCGACCACCGTGTGATTGACGGGGCACTGGGGGCACTGCTGCTGAATGCCATCGTTGAAAATCTTGAAAATCCGGTCTCGATGCTGGCCTAA
- a CDS encoding pyruvate dehydrogenase complex E1 component subunit beta, translating to MATKILMPALSPTMEEGTLAKWLVKEGDTIESGMVIAEIETDKATMEFEAVDEGIMGKILIPEGTEGVAVNTPIAVLVEEGEDASAIPVPAAAPAPTPTPETTAAPAPVAIEAPQDPEIPAGTEMKPTTVREALRDAMAEEMRRDETVYLMGEEVAQYQGAYKVSQGLLDEFGDKRVIDTPITEHGFTGLAVGASFGGLKPIVEYMTFNFAMQAMDQIINSAAKTLYMSGGQMGAHIVFRGANGAASRVGAQHSQDYAAWYAQIPGLKVVMPYSAADAKGLLKTAIRDPNPVVFLENEILYGQTFDVPVLDDYTIPFGVAKIWREGTDVTIVSFGIGMKYALEAADRLANDGISAEVIDLRTLRPMDTATVIKSVMKTNRCVTVEEGWPVGSIGGHISSVLMQEAFDYLDAPVINCTGKDVPMPYAANLEKLALVTTDEVVEAVHQVTYR from the coding sequence ATGGCAACCAAAATACTAATGCCCGCGCTTTCCCCGACGATGGAAGAAGGCACATTGGCGAAATGGCTGGTGAAAGAGGGTGATACCATCGAATCCGGCATGGTGATCGCCGAAATCGAAACCGACAAGGCCACGATGGAATTCGAGGCTGTCGACGAGGGCATCATGGGCAAAATCCTGATCCCCGAGGGCACCGAAGGCGTGGCCGTCAACACCCCGATCGCCGTTTTGGTCGAAGAGGGCGAGGATGCCAGTGCCATCCCCGTACCCGCCGCCGCTCCGGCCCCTACCCCGACACCAGAAACCACCGCCGCTCCTGCGCCTGTGGCAATCGAAGCCCCGCAAGACCCCGAAATCCCCGCCGGCACCGAAATGAAGCCCACCACCGTGCGCGAGGCCCTGCGCGATGCCATGGCCGAGGAAATGCGCCGCGATGAAACCGTCTATCTGATGGGTGAAGAGGTCGCGCAATATCAGGGCGCTTATAAAGTGTCCCAGGGATTGCTGGACGAATTCGGCGACAAACGGGTGATCGACACCCCGATCACCGAACACGGATTTACCGGCCTTGCTGTTGGCGCCTCTTTTGGCGGGCTTAAGCCAATCGTCGAATATATGACCTTCAACTTTGCCATGCAGGCGATGGATCAGATCATCAATTCCGCCGCCAAGACACTATATATGTCCGGCGGCCAGATGGGCGCACATATCGTGTTTCGCGGGGCCAATGGTGCGGCCTCCCGCGTTGGGGCACAACACAGTCAGGATTACGCCGCGTGGTATGCACAAATTCCCGGGCTGAAGGTGGTGATGCCCTATTCTGCCGCCGATGCCAAAGGCCTGCTGAAAACCGCGATCCGCGACCCCAATCCGGTTGTTTTTCTGGAAAACGAAATTCTTTATGGCCAGACTTTCGATGTGCCGGTGCTGGATGATTACACCATCCCCTTCGGTGTTGCCAAAATCTGGCGCGAGGGCACGGATGTGACCATTGTCAGTTTCGGCATCGGCATGAAATACGCGCTCGAGGCCGCCGACCGGCTGGCCAATGACGGTATCTCGGCCGAGGTGATCGACCTGCGCACCCTGCGCCCGATGGACACCGCCACAGTGATAAAATCCGTCATGAAAACAAACCGTTGCGTCACTGTCGAAGAGGGCTGGCCGGTGGGTTCTATCGGTGGCCACATCTCGTCCGTATTGATGCAGGAGGCCTTTGATTATCTAGATGCCCCCGTGATCAACTGCACCGGCAAGGACGTTCCGATGCCCTATGCCGCCAACCTTGAAAAACTGGCGCTGGTGACGACCGACGAAGTTGTCGAGGCCGTCCACCAAGTCACCTATCGTTAA
- the pdhA gene encoding pyruvate dehydrogenase (acetyl-transferring) E1 component subunit alpha, which produces MAAKKPSKKSNVSKDELLKFYREMLLIRRFEEKAGQLYGMGLIGGFCHLYIGQEAVVVGLEATTKEGDNRLTSYRDHGHMLACGMDAKGVMAELTGREGGYSKGKGGSMHMFSKEAHFYGGHGIVGAQVPIGAGLAFADKYKGNDNVTFTYFGDGAANQGQVYETFNIASLWKLPVIFVIENNHYAMGTSLERGSSTPELYTRGQAFGIPGESVDGMDVLAVKAAGEKAVAHCRAGNGPYILEMVTYRYRGHSMSDPAKYRSREEVQKMRAEHDAIDHVRQMLLQGKHASEDDLKAIDKEIKAVVNESADFARESPEPALSELWTDIYADA; this is translated from the coding sequence ATGGCAGCCAAAAAACCTTCAAAGAAATCAAATGTTTCCAAGGATGAGCTGTTAAAGTTCTATCGCGAGATGTTGTTGATCCGTCGATTCGAGGAAAAGGCAGGGCAACTATACGGCATGGGATTGATCGGCGGGTTCTGCCATCTTTACATCGGCCAAGAGGCCGTCGTCGTCGGGCTCGAGGCCACCACCAAAGAGGGCGACAACCGCCTGACCTCCTATCGCGACCACGGTCATATGCTGGCCTGTGGCATGGACGCCAAAGGTGTGATGGCCGAACTGACCGGACGCGAGGGCGGCTATTCCAAAGGCAAGGGTGGCTCGATGCATATGTTCTCGAAAGAGGCGCATTTTTATGGTGGTCACGGCATTGTCGGCGCGCAGGTTCCAATTGGCGCGGGGCTGGCCTTTGCTGACAAATACAAGGGCAACGACAATGTCACCTTCACCTATTTCGGCGATGGCGCGGCGAATCAGGGGCAGGTTTACGAAACCTTCAATATTGCGTCGCTTTGGAAACTGCCGGTGATTTTCGTGATTGAAAACAATCACTACGCGATGGGTACCTCGCTGGAACGCGGCTCCTCCACCCCCGAACTATACACCCGCGGGCAGGCCTTCGGCATCCCCGGTGAATCGGTGGACGGAATGGATGTGCTGGCGGTGAAAGCGGCAGGCGAAAAGGCGGTTGCACATTGTCGCGCCGGCAATGGCCCCTACATTCTGGAAATGGTCACCTATCGCTATCGCGGCCATTCCATGTCTGACCCTGCCAAATACCGCTCGCGCGAGGAAGTGCAGAAAATGCGCGCCGAACATGATGCGATTGACCATGTCCGCCAGATGCTGTTGCAGGGCAAACATGCCTCCGAGGACGATCTGAAAGCGATAGACAAAGAGATCAAGGCGGTGGTGAATGAATCTGCAGATTTTGCCCGCGAAAGCCCCGAACCGGCGCTGAGCGAACTGTGGACAGACATCTACGCCGACGCGTAA
- a CDS encoding FtsB family cell division protein has translation MTVQRKHPAIGGVLYFGFTFALGLYFAFAAIQGDYGLFRRIQIDAEADALRSELAILGQQVQRMENKTHRLSDEYLDLDLLDEQARNVLGMIRADEIVIR, from the coding sequence ATGACTGTTCAACGCAAACATCCGGCAATCGGTGGTGTCCTTTATTTCGGCTTTACCTTTGCGCTCGGCCTCTATTTCGCCTTTGCCGCCATTCAAGGCGACTACGGGTTGTTTCGCCGGATCCAGATCGACGCCGAAGCCGATGCCCTGCGCAGCGAGTTGGCGATCCTTGGCCAACAGGTGCAACGGATGGAAAACAAAACCCACCGCCTGTCCGACGAATATCTGGACCTTGACCTGCTGGATGAACAGGCCCGCAACGTGCTGGGCATGATCCGCGCCGACGAAATCGTCATCCGTTAA
- a CDS encoding class I fructose-bisphosphate aldolase, translating into MKATRIVQKILSNYEADCPGVKANLCRILMNGKLGGTGKMIILPVDQGFEHGPARSFAPNPAAYDPHYHYQLAIDAGLNAYAAPLGMLEAGADTFAGQIPTILKANSANSLIPSDAAKDQAITASVDDALRIGASAIGFTIYPGSSMGLEMFEEISAMREEAAAKGIATVIWSYPRGEALDKDGETAIDVAAYAAQIAALLGAHIIKIKLSTDHLFLPEAKKVYEDEKIDIATQSARVKHCMDASFAGRRIVVFSGGSKKGADSVYDDARAIRDGGGNGSIIGRNTFQRSREDALAMLAKLVDIYKGKA; encoded by the coding sequence ATGAAAGCGACACGGATTGTCCAGAAGATTCTATCGAATTACGAGGCCGACTGCCCCGGTGTGAAGGCCAACCTCTGCCGCATCCTGATGAACGGCAAACTGGGCGGCACCGGCAAGATGATCATTCTGCCCGTTGATCAGGGGTTCGAACACGGCCCTGCACGCTCGTTCGCGCCCAATCCTGCGGCTTATGATCCGCATTACCACTACCAACTGGCCATTGACGCCGGCCTGAACGCCTATGCCGCCCCTTTGGGGATGCTGGAAGCGGGTGCCGATACTTTCGCCGGACAAATCCCGACGATCCTGAAGGCCAACTCGGCCAATTCGCTGATCCCGTCCGACGCCGCAAAAGATCAGGCCATCACAGCATCGGTTGACGACGCCCTGCGCATCGGGGCCTCGGCCATCGGCTTTACCATCTATCCCGGCTCCTCAATGGGGCTGGAGATGTTCGAGGAAATCTCGGCCATGCGCGAAGAGGCCGCGGCCAAAGGCATCGCAACCGTGATCTGGTCCTACCCGCGCGGCGAGGCACTGGACAAAGACGGTGAAACCGCGATCGATGTTGCCGCCTATGCCGCACAAATCGCCGCCCTGCTGGGCGCGCATATCATCAAAATCAAACTGTCCACCGATCATTTGTTCCTGCCCGAAGCCAAAAAGGTCTACGAGGACGAAAAGATCGATATCGCAACACAATCCGCCCGTGTGAAACATTGCATGGACGCCAGCTTTGCCGGTCGCCGTATCGTGGTGTTTTCCGGTGGCTCGAAGAAAGGTGCCGACAGTGTTTACGACGATGCCCGCGCTATTCGCGATGGTGGCGGCAACGGTTCGATCATCGGGCGCAACACCTTCCAGCGCAGCCGCGAAGACGCGCTGGCGATGCTGGCCAAACTGGTCGACATCTACAAAGGCAAGGCCTGA